The proteins below come from a single Holdemania massiliensis genomic window:
- a CDS encoding L-threonylcarbamoyladenylate synthase, with amino-acid sequence METQRLTKKDSAQIVEILNRGGVVAFPTDTVYGLAVRYDLKEAILRMKEAKQRPETKPFPMMVSSKAQIERVAVTDERSRKLIDHWMPGALTLIFNKKPEIDELVTNGFSTIGIRMPDDEFVLELINRVGVPLLVPSANISGQPSCTTSEDVLKQLEGRIDAVVLGESGASTSSTVCDTTGTELKILRQGPIKLEDLEATIK; translated from the coding sequence ATGGAAACACAGCGTTTAACAAAGAAAGACAGCGCTCAAATTGTAGAAATATTAAACCGGGGCGGAGTTGTGGCCTTTCCGACCGATACCGTTTATGGCTTGGCGGTTCGCTATGATTTAAAAGAAGCCATTTTAAGGATGAAGGAAGCCAAACAAAGACCGGAAACCAAACCTTTTCCCATGATGGTTTCATCAAAAGCACAGATTGAACGAGTCGCCGTTACGGATGAGCGTTCCCGCAAACTGATCGATCATTGGATGCCTGGGGCTTTAACTTTAATTTTTAACAAAAAACCGGAAATTGATGAATTGGTGACCAATGGTTTTTCGACCATTGGAATTCGGATGCCGGATGATGAATTTGTTTTGGAGCTCATCAATCGTGTGGGTGTTCCGCTGTTAGTGCCGAGTGCCAATATAAGCGGTCAGCCATCCTGTACGACTTCGGAAGATGTGCTGAAACAGTTGGAGGGCAGAATTGATGCAGTAGTGCTGGGAGAAAGCGGAGCGAGCACATCCAGTACGGTCTGTGATACGACCGGGACTGAACTGAAGATTCTGCGCCAGGGTCCAATCAAACTGGAAGATTTGGAAGCAACAATAAAATAA
- a CDS encoding ATP-binding protein, whose protein sequence is MDIGRLEELEFLERRYKSTSSQLVLLYGRKRLGKTEVLCKFCEGKAHIYYACQEISDRWQLKWFSEKLLNEKISASAYIQQFDDWEKAFRAILELPYHEAKKLVVIDEFPYMCKNNPSIPSILQNLWDEILKDSNVMLILCGSAMSFIEKDLLAEKNPLYGRATGIYKMTEMNFYEASQFFPNYSDEDKVLTYSILGGIPHYLRQFNSNMSLSDNIKQNILSKGCALYTEVDFLLKQELRETAIYNSIIEAVAMGSTRLNEISQKSWVENSAKTGVYLKNLIELGLVEREFSVDAGVQERIKPNRGIYHLTDNYFRFWYAFVYSHYSELETGDVDGVYNYVVAPQLHQFASFTFEDICRQYMQRLQKENKLPFRFSKMGRWTGKTTVRDKSSDAGYRVAETEIDILALSQDKKKTLVGECKFKKTAFNYSEYLDVSAKLTPLKAQSEFYYALFSQSGFDDLLQKQAESDDHLTLYSLDSIVKGIV, encoded by the coding sequence ATGGATATTGGAAGATTGGAAGAGTTAGAGTTTTTAGAAAGAAGGTACAAGTCAACCTCTAGTCAACTTGTACTTCTTTATGGCAGAAAAAGACTGGGGAAGACAGAGGTGCTATGCAAATTTTGTGAAGGAAAAGCTCATATTTATTATGCCTGTCAAGAAATCTCAGATCGATGGCAATTGAAGTGGTTTTCAGAAAAACTATTAAATGAAAAAATTTCTGCCAGTGCTTATATCCAACAATTCGACGATTGGGAAAAAGCATTTCGTGCAATCCTTGAATTACCTTATCATGAAGCAAAAAAACTAGTCGTGATCGACGAATTTCCTTACATGTGTAAAAATAATCCAAGCATTCCTTCAATTTTACAAAATTTATGGGACGAGATCTTAAAAGACTCAAATGTAATGCTTATTTTATGTGGCAGTGCTATGAGCTTCATTGAAAAAGATTTATTAGCGGAGAAAAATCCGTTATATGGCAGAGCAACAGGGATTTATAAGATGACAGAGATGAATTTTTATGAAGCCAGTCAATTCTTTCCTAACTATTCCGATGAAGATAAGGTGCTGACTTATTCCATTCTTGGCGGTATACCCCATTATCTGCGTCAATTCAATTCTAATATGTCCTTGTCAGATAATATTAAACAAAATATTTTGTCGAAAGGCTGTGCGCTGTACACTGAAGTTGATTTTCTATTAAAACAGGAGCTTCGTGAAACTGCAATTTATAACTCAATTATCGAAGCAGTAGCGATGGGAAGCACTCGTCTGAATGAAATTAGTCAGAAATCTTGGGTTGAGAATAGTGCGAAAACAGGTGTTTATCTAAAAAATCTGATAGAATTGGGATTGGTTGAACGCGAATTTTCTGTAGATGCAGGGGTGCAGGAACGAATTAAACCGAATCGAGGTATTTATCATTTGACGGATAACTATTTTCGATTCTGGTATGCTTTTGTTTATAGTCATTATTCTGAGTTGGAAACTGGAGATGTCGACGGAGTCTATAATTATGTTGTTGCGCCTCAATTGCATCAATTTGCTTCTTTTACTTTTGAGGATATCTGCAGACAATACATGCAGCGTCTGCAAAAAGAAAATAAACTGCCATTTCGCTTTTCTAAAATGGGAAGATGGACAGGAAAAACGACGGTCAGAGATAAATCGAGTGACGCTGGATATCGAGTTGCTGAAACGGAAATCGATATTCTTGCCCTGTCTCAGGATAAGAAAAAAACTCTTGTTGGAGAGTGTAAATTTAAAAAGACAGCGTTTAACTATTCAGAGTATTTAGATGTCAGCGCAAAGTTAACACCGCTTAAAGCGCAAAGTGAATTTTATTATGCCTTATTTTCGCAATCAGGATTTGATGATCTGCTTCAAAAACAAGCAGAGAGTGATGATCATTTAACTTTATATTCGTTGGATTCCATCGTCAAAGGCATTGTTTAA
- a CDS encoding helix-turn-helix domain-containing protein, protein MHDFYLKLKILRKEKKITQQQLADRLGITKAMVSAYENGIRLPSYDILIKIAAIFNVSTDFLLGVTTVRNLCVEGLTEHQIELLSALIEELQCFNQKAIQRID, encoded by the coding sequence ATGCATGATTTTTATCTAAAACTCAAAATACTCAGAAAAGAAAAAAAGATCACCCAACAACAGTTGGCTGATCGGCTAGGAATTACAAAAGCCATGGTAAGCGCCTATGAAAATGGAATCCGACTTCCTTCCTATGACATCTTGATCAAAATTGCGGCTATTTTTAATGTATCAACAGATTTTCTTTTAGGCGTCACCACTGTACGCAATCTTTGTGTGGAAGGGTTAACTGAACATCAAATTGAGCTTTTATCTGCTTTGATTGAAGAATTACAGTGTTTTAACCAAAAAGCAATTCAGCGAATTGATTAA
- the rpiB gene encoding ribose 5-phosphate isomerase B, which yields MKIAMACDHGAYKNKEALKAKLIQEGYEIEDFGCFSEESMDYPKVAYPCAKAVAEGKAERGIVMCGTGIGVSIVANKVPGIRCAHVHDLETAKLTREHNDSNVLAMGGRIISQELIEQIAEVWLTTPFSHEERHQRRIDQIAELEKKA from the coding sequence ATGAAAATTGCAATGGCTTGTGATCATGGTGCTTATAAGAATAAGGAAGCACTGAAGGCAAAATTGATTCAGGAAGGATATGAGATCGAAGATTTCGGATGTTTCAGTGAAGAAAGCATGGATTATCCGAAAGTGGCTTATCCTTGCGCTAAAGCAGTAGCGGAAGGAAAAGCGGAACGTGGGATTGTGATGTGCGGTACAGGGATTGGCGTTAGTATTGTAGCCAACAAGGTGCCAGGCATTCGCTGCGCGCATGTGCATGATCTGGAAACGGCGAAGCTGACACGGGAACATAATGATTCCAATGTCCTAGCGATGGGCGGACGGATTATCAGTCAGGAATTAATTGAACAGATTGCGGAAGTCTGGCTGACAACCCCGTTTTCCCATGAGGAAAGACATCAGCGTCGAATTGATCAGATCGCTGAACTTGAGAAAAAAGCATAG
- a CDS encoding uracil-DNA glycosylase family protein: MNIKTELEKTVGLENVIQLNDVDLNPQIIRAVLINEIVPQDPSQDFYGSSHADYLSTTIPLFREAGLSVTKIQDLLDIGIYITNAVKIPKTGYTVENSALERSLPYLEQELSLFPQLQVILLMGDVAKKAFNKITKKTIKKNIVPAISTYKLRNTELYYGDIRILPSYIMTGKNILIEKSKFAMAAEDIALMLKLIQV, translated from the coding sequence ATGAACATAAAAACAGAACTCGAAAAAACTGTGGGCTTGGAGAATGTTATCCAGCTTAATGATGTTGATCTAAATCCTCAGATTATCCGTGCTGTGCTGATCAATGAGATCGTACCGCAAGACCCCAGTCAGGATTTTTATGGTTCATCTCATGCCGACTACCTGTCAACCACAATCCCACTCTTTCGTGAAGCTGGATTGTCAGTCACAAAGATTCAGGACTTATTAGATATAGGGATCTACATTACCAATGCTGTCAAGATTCCCAAGACAGGCTATACTGTGGAAAACAGCGCATTGGAAAGAAGCCTGCCTTATTTAGAACAAGAACTATCCTTATTTCCACAACTTCAAGTCATTCTCTTAATGGGCGATGTGGCAAAAAAAGCATTCAATAAAATAACGAAGAAGACGATAAAGAAGAACATTGTGCCGGCAATTTCGACCTACAAGCTGCGCAATACTGAGCTATACTATGGCGACATTCGCATCCTTCCTTCCTATATCATGACCGGAAAGAATATCTTGATTGAGAAATCCAAATTTGCTATGGCGGCGGAAGATATTGCCTTGATGCTGAAGCTGATCCAGGTATAA